In a genomic window of Streptomyces koelreuteriae:
- a CDS encoding cytochrome P450, with protein sequence MNDSTENDLQVPSGCPVAHHGADLARLYGPEAATDPVGIYERLRKEHGSVAPVLLEGDVPAWLVLGYRDSRRVLDNPRQFSRDARIWRDWREGRIEETSPIMPMVGWRPDCVSQDGEPHRRLRGAVTDGLQAAAARGIRRHVTYFANKQIDAFADAGHTDLVADYAEQLPMLVLTRMLGLPAADGLRMIESCAQVFKGGEGALEHNERIMQILAELAERKRAEPGSDLATALLEHPAGLDHDEVVSHLRLVLIAAHTTTSNLLARVLQRLLTDTARLSGLVSGELNVSSVVEEVMWDAPPLSVLPGRFATADMELGGHHVQEGELLILGLAAGNLDPEVRPDTAVAVQGNQSHLAFSAGPHECPGQNIGQSIIEIGVDVLLHRLPDLRLAVPPEELSSTASTWESRLDSLPVEFAV encoded by the coding sequence ATGAACGACTCGACCGAAAACGACCTCCAGGTCCCGAGCGGCTGCCCCGTCGCCCATCACGGGGCCGATCTCGCCCGGCTGTACGGGCCGGAGGCGGCGACCGACCCGGTGGGCATCTACGAGCGGCTGCGCAAGGAACACGGCTCGGTCGCGCCCGTTCTCCTCGAAGGCGACGTGCCCGCCTGGCTGGTCCTCGGCTACCGCGACAGCCGGCGGGTGCTCGACAATCCCCGTCAGTTCAGCCGGGACGCGCGGATCTGGCGGGACTGGCGGGAGGGCCGGATCGAGGAGACCTCGCCGATCATGCCGATGGTCGGCTGGCGCCCCGACTGTGTGTCCCAGGACGGCGAACCGCACCGCAGGCTGCGCGGCGCCGTCACCGACGGGTTGCAGGCGGCGGCCGCCCGGGGCATCCGGCGGCACGTCACGTACTTCGCGAACAAGCAGATCGACGCGTTCGCCGACGCCGGGCACACCGACCTCGTGGCCGACTACGCCGAGCAGCTGCCGATGCTCGTGCTGACCAGGATGCTGGGCCTTCCCGCGGCGGACGGGCTGCGCATGATCGAGTCGTGCGCCCAGGTCTTCAAGGGTGGTGAGGGCGCCCTCGAGCACAACGAGCGGATCATGCAGATCCTCGCGGAACTCGCCGAGCGCAAGCGGGCCGAGCCGGGCTCCGACCTCGCCACGGCCCTGCTGGAGCACCCGGCCGGCCTCGACCACGACGAGGTCGTCAGCCATCTGCGCCTGGTGCTGATCGCCGCGCACACCACCACCAGCAATCTGCTGGCCCGGGTCCTGCAACGGCTCCTCACCGACACCGCCCGGCTGTCCGGTCTGGTCAGCGGGGAGCTGAACGTCTCCTCCGTGGTGGAAGAGGTCATGTGGGACGCCCCGCCGCTGTCCGTGCTGCCGGGCCGGTTCGCAACCGCCGACATGGAGCTCGGAGGCCACCACGTCCAGGAGGGAGAACTGCTCATCCTGGGCCTGGCCGCCGGCAACCTCGACCCGGAGGTACGGCCCGACACGGCCGTCGCCGTGCAGGGCAACCAGTCGCACCTGGCGTTCAGCGCCGGACCGCACGAGTGCCCGGGGCAGAACATCGGCCAGTCCATCATCGAGATCGGCGTGGACGTTCTGCTGCACCGGCTGCCGGACCTGCGGCTGGCCGTACCACCGGAAGAACTCAGCTCGACGGCCTCCACGTGGGAGTCCCGGCTGGACAGCCTGCCGGTCGAGTTCGCCGTCTAG
- a CDS encoding GTP-binding protein, whose translation MDLKGFDQPGGRAGGDARSVKVMIAGGFGTGKTTMVRSVSDIKPLTTEETLTQASADVDRLIGVADKTQTTVSLDFGKIGINESLVLYLFGTPGQERFWFLWNGLFKGALGAIVLVDTRRLESSFRAIEEMERQEVPFVVALNVFPDSTNYPVEEIRDALDIPEHTPVVAFDARDRASSRDVLVALIHHLKERSAVALEPR comes from the coding sequence GTGGACTTGAAAGGCTTTGACCAACCCGGAGGGCGGGCGGGCGGGGACGCCCGCTCGGTGAAGGTGATGATCGCCGGCGGGTTCGGCACCGGGAAGACCACCATGGTCCGGTCGGTCAGCGACATCAAGCCGCTCACCACCGAGGAGACCCTCACCCAGGCCAGTGCCGACGTCGACCGTCTCATCGGCGTCGCCGACAAGACGCAGACCACCGTCAGCCTGGACTTCGGCAAGATCGGCATCAACGAGAGCCTGGTGCTGTACCTGTTCGGCACGCCGGGGCAGGAGCGCTTCTGGTTCCTGTGGAACGGGCTGTTCAAGGGGGCGCTCGGCGCGATCGTCCTGGTGGACACCCGCCGCCTGGAGTCCAGTTTCCGGGCGATCGAGGAGATGGAGCGGCAGGAGGTCCCCTTCGTCGTCGCCCTGAACGTCTTCCCCGACTCGACCAACTACCCGGTCGAGGAGATCCGGGACGCCCTGGACATCCCCGAGCACACCCCGGTCGTGGCCTTCGACGCCCGCGACCGGGCCTCCAGCCGGGACGTCCTCGTCGCCCTGATCCACCACCTGAAGGAACGCTCGGCCGTGGCCCTGGAGCCCCGATGA
- a CDS encoding DUF742 domain-containing protein: MSAPRRPSDPSGLERYYVLTGGRSGPGGSASSLDVATLVVARAAPLPGMQHEHEEILRRCRDPLSVAELGAHLGLPFNILAVLLSDLLVAGRVEARNPIPAHDAGRGPDLALLEEVLSGLERL, translated from the coding sequence ATGAGTGCTCCCCGCAGGCCGTCGGACCCGTCCGGTCTCGAGCGCTACTACGTCCTCACGGGCGGACGCAGCGGACCGGGCGGTTCGGCGTCGAGCCTCGACGTGGCGACGCTCGTCGTCGCCCGCGCAGCCCCGTTACCGGGCATGCAGCACGAGCACGAGGAGATTCTCCGCCGGTGCCGCGACCCGCTGTCGGTCGCCGAACTCGGCGCTCACCTCGGGCTGCCCTTCAACATTCTCGCAGTGCTGCTGTCGGACCTGCTCGTCGCAGGTCGCGTCGAAGCGCGTAACCCCATCCCGGCGCACGACGCCGGCCGCGGGCCCGACCTCGCGCTCCTTGAGGAGGTACTCAGTGGACTTGAAAGGCTTTGA
- a CDS encoding roadblock/LC7 domain-containing protein, which translates to MTQQGTDVSWALRDLVESIQEIRFALVASSDGKAITSYGAEDPDDVDRFAAVVAGLQALAQPVAEQFPKYAGQLRLAMIEVDGGHLFVVRAGVETYLGVLAREGLDQGLLGHQMRDLARRMGELLGTTPRLEEHSG; encoded by the coding sequence ATGACGCAGCAAGGAACAGATGTGAGCTGGGCGCTCCGCGATCTCGTCGAGAGCATCCAGGAGATCCGCTTCGCCCTCGTGGCCTCCAGTGACGGCAAGGCCATCACCTCCTACGGCGCCGAAGACCCCGACGACGTCGACCGCTTCGCCGCCGTGGTGGCCGGCCTGCAGGCCCTCGCCCAGCCCGTCGCCGAGCAGTTCCCCAAGTACGCCGGGCAGTTGCGCCTGGCGATGATCGAAGTCGACGGCGGGCACCTCTTCGTGGTCCGCGCCGGTGTGGAGACCTACCTCGGTGTCCTTGCCAGGGAAGGCCTCGACCAGGGCCTGCTCGGGCACCAGATGAGAGACCTGGCCCGCAGGATGGGTGAGCTCCTCGGCACCACTCCGCGCCTGGAGGAGCACTCTGGATGA
- a CDS encoding sensor histidine kinase: protein MELATPPPAARAPVAWYSWWLMPLGLGGGTVAATFMSSERITAAVAGLAATAASAVCVRLLLRTRAHLHKAENTFRTTQAEHNQQWQQHVAGLERKFSAERATLESQLTEQNATYERRLADQSASYETQLSDTSRAYEERLTEQATSYEAQLADQAEVWQEQLSHQLAAVARLADEQLPSAMEALRSGDAIDDVLPTLNQCAKVSSDLQAELRKVLRTALIGLESEFDRSTSAEQAVISIGNRIHVLTSKLRGRLHEMQGEHGRLPAVARGLMELDQEIGPADCLAASIGVLGGSDRPGRQWQEPQRLLSVARGGIGRIKDFHRIQVRHLPELGVDGGLVDHLTLIFAHLLDNAARYSPPTEPVLISGKEVPNGVGIEIQDSGKGLSEEKKREAEHALAGTAPGAGLGGITEDANIGLRVVGALARRYGIRVTFADSPWLGTSVVVVVPHKYFSPLPAAAAPAAPAAPEIRTAKAAPARETVTAPAPDAPAAAAETTPGGLPRRRSRRNEEAEPKEAGRTARSTVSAIPPDASFSGLAAFATAGRDAEEAFRAPGDRDTDAGRESTEHRTEESD from the coding sequence ATGGAACTCGCCACTCCGCCACCGGCGGCGCGGGCCCCTGTCGCCTGGTACAGCTGGTGGTTGATGCCGCTGGGCTTGGGAGGCGGGACCGTTGCCGCCACGTTCATGAGCTCGGAGCGAATAACCGCGGCCGTCGCCGGACTCGCGGCGACGGCGGCCAGTGCCGTGTGCGTACGCCTGCTGCTGCGCACCCGGGCACACCTGCACAAGGCGGAGAACACCTTCCGCACCACGCAGGCCGAGCACAACCAGCAGTGGCAGCAGCACGTCGCGGGCCTGGAACGGAAGTTCTCCGCCGAACGCGCCACCCTGGAGTCCCAGCTCACCGAGCAGAACGCGACCTACGAGCGGCGCCTGGCCGACCAGAGCGCCTCGTACGAGACGCAGCTCTCCGACACCTCCCGGGCCTATGAGGAACGGCTGACCGAGCAGGCCACGTCCTACGAGGCCCAGCTCGCCGACCAGGCCGAGGTCTGGCAGGAACAGCTCTCCCACCAGCTCGCCGCCGTCGCCCGGCTCGCCGACGAGCAACTGCCCTCCGCGATGGAGGCGCTGCGCTCCGGCGACGCCATCGACGACGTCCTGCCCACGCTCAACCAGTGCGCCAAGGTCAGTTCCGACCTCCAGGCCGAGCTGCGCAAGGTGCTGCGCACCGCCCTGATCGGCCTGGAGTCGGAGTTCGACCGCTCCACCTCCGCCGAGCAGGCCGTCATCAGCATCGGCAACCGCATCCACGTGCTGACCAGCAAGCTCCGCGGCCGCCTGCACGAGATGCAGGGCGAGCACGGCAGGCTGCCGGCCGTCGCCCGGGGCCTGATGGAACTGGACCAGGAGATCGGCCCCGCCGACTGTCTCGCCGCCAGCATCGGTGTGCTCGGCGGCTCGGACCGGCCCGGCCGGCAGTGGCAGGAGCCGCAGCGGCTGCTCAGCGTGGCGCGCGGCGGCATCGGCCGGATCAAGGACTTCCACCGGATCCAGGTCCGTCACCTGCCCGAACTCGGCGTCGACGGCGGTCTGGTGGACCACCTCACGCTAATCTTCGCCCACCTCCTCGACAACGCGGCCCGCTACTCGCCGCCCACCGAGCCGGTGCTCATCTCCGGCAAGGAGGTGCCCAACGGCGTCGGCATCGAGATCCAGGACTCCGGCAAGGGCCTGAGCGAGGAGAAGAAGCGCGAGGCCGAGCACGCTCTCGCGGGCACCGCCCCCGGAGCGGGACTCGGCGGCATCACCGAGGACGCGAACATCGGTCTGCGCGTCGTCGGTGCCCTCGCCCGTCGCTACGGCATCCGCGTCACCTTCGCGGACTCCCCGTGGCTCGGCACCTCCGTGGTGGTCGTGGTTCCGCACAAGTACTTCAGCCCGCTGCCCGCCGCCGCGGCACCGGCCGCGCCCGCCGCCCCCGAGATCCGTACGGCCAAGGCGGCCCCGGCCCGCGAGACGGTCACCGCCCCGGCCCCGGACGCCCCGGCCGCCGCCGCGGAGACCACGCCCGGCGGACTGCCCCGGCGCCGCAGCAGGCGGAACGAAGAGGCCGAGCCCAAGGAGGCCGGGCGGACGGCCCGGAGCACCGTCTCCGCCATCCCGCCGGACGCCTCGTTCTCGGGTCTCGCCGCCTTCGCCACCGCCGGACGCGACGCCGAAGAGGCGTTCCGCGCGCCCGGCGACCGCGACACCGACGCCGGACGCGAGTCCACTGAGCACCGCACCGAAGAGAGCGACTAG
- a CDS encoding GlxA family transcriptional regulator codes for MRRERVVVLALDGVYPFELGIPSRILGAADGRYEVLTCSVDGGPVRTNADFGVTVEHGPEVLATAGTVVIAPVAPDRLTDEVPGEVLAALALIRPGTRIVSICTGAFVLAAAGLLDGRRATTHWQVADRFRSMFPLVDLDPDVLFVDDHPFLTSAGAASGVDICLHLVRKDHGSLLANSVARRCVVPPFRDGGQAQFIEQPVPEQGAASTAATRAWILERLGEPLTLTDLAGHARMSRRTFARRFQGEVGLSPGRWLIQQRVARAQHLLESSDLTVDQIAGRVGFATGASLRQHLHAAIGVSPQAYRRTFQTAR; via the coding sequence ATGCGACGTGAACGAGTGGTGGTCCTGGCCCTGGACGGGGTGTACCCCTTCGAGCTGGGCATCCCCAGCCGGATCCTCGGCGCCGCCGACGGCCGCTACGAGGTGCTGACCTGCTCGGTCGACGGCGGTCCGGTGCGCACCAACGCGGACTTCGGCGTCACCGTGGAGCACGGCCCCGAGGTCCTGGCCACGGCCGGCACGGTGGTGATCGCGCCCGTCGCGCCGGACCGTCTGACCGACGAGGTGCCGGGCGAGGTCCTCGCCGCCCTCGCGCTGATCCGGCCCGGCACGCGCATCGTCTCCATCTGCACCGGCGCCTTCGTCCTCGCCGCCGCCGGGCTCCTCGACGGGCGCCGGGCGACCACCCACTGGCAGGTCGCCGACCGGTTCCGGAGCATGTTCCCGCTGGTCGACCTCGACCCGGACGTGCTGTTCGTCGACGACCACCCCTTCCTCACCTCCGCCGGGGCCGCCTCCGGCGTGGACATCTGCCTGCACCTGGTCCGCAAGGATCACGGCAGCCTGCTGGCCAACAGCGTCGCCCGCCGCTGCGTGGTCCCGCCGTTCCGGGACGGCGGCCAGGCCCAGTTCATCGAACAGCCCGTCCCCGAGCAGGGCGCCGCGAGCACCGCGGCCACCCGCGCCTGGATCCTGGAGCGACTCGGCGAACCCCTCACCCTGACCGACCTCGCCGGCCACGCCCGGATGAGCCGGCGCACCTTCGCCCGCCGTTTCCAGGGCGAGGTGGGGCTCAGCCCCGGCCGCTGGCTGATCCAGCAGCGCGTGGCCCGGGCCCAGCACCTGCTGGAGTCCAGCGACCTCACGGTGGACCAGATCGCGGGCCGGGTCGGCTTCGCGACGGGCGCCTCCCTGCGCCAGCATCTCCACGCGGCGATCGGGGTCTCCCCGCAGGCCTACCGCCGCACCTTCCAGACCGCCCGCTGA
- a CDS encoding NADP-dependent oxidoreductase: MSTQNTMRAISQDVLGGPEVLREIEVERPAPGPNQVLVRVRAAGVNPTDWKHRATGGFLGEAPFVLGWDVSGVVEAVGIGVVAFAPGDEVFGMLPYPYGHGSHAEYVIAPVRALTRKPAGIDHVQAGALPLVSLTAWQALVEHADVRPGQRVLIHAAAGGVGHVAVQIAKARGAYVIGTASAGKHEFLRGIGVDETLDYRETDFTEAVKDVDVVLDTIGGDNALRSLRVLRPGGVVVSILPGGSDEFYEEAERLGVRGLRMLVDADRADMRAIAELAEAGKLRATIAGTFPLAAAAEAHTLGDTGRTTGKLVLVND; the protein is encoded by the coding sequence ATGAGCACACAGAACACGATGCGAGCCATCAGCCAGGACGTCCTCGGCGGTCCCGAGGTCCTCAGGGAGATCGAAGTCGAGCGCCCGGCCCCGGGGCCGAACCAGGTGCTGGTCCGGGTGCGGGCCGCCGGGGTCAATCCGACCGACTGGAAGCACCGCGCGACCGGCGGCTTCCTGGGCGAGGCGCCCTTCGTCCTCGGCTGGGACGTCTCCGGGGTGGTGGAGGCGGTCGGCATCGGCGTCGTGGCCTTCGCGCCCGGTGACGAGGTCTTCGGCATGCTGCCGTATCCCTACGGGCACGGCTCGCACGCGGAGTACGTCATCGCCCCGGTCCGCGCCCTCACGCGCAAGCCGGCCGGCATCGACCACGTCCAGGCGGGCGCGCTGCCGCTGGTCTCGCTCACCGCGTGGCAGGCGCTGGTGGAGCACGCGGACGTGCGGCCCGGGCAGCGGGTGCTGATCCACGCCGCGGCCGGCGGGGTCGGGCATGTGGCGGTGCAGATCGCCAAGGCGCGCGGCGCGTATGTGATCGGCACCGCGAGCGCGGGCAAGCACGAGTTCCTGCGCGGGATCGGCGTGGACGAGACGCTGGACTACCGGGAGACGGACTTCACCGAGGCCGTGAAGGACGTCGACGTCGTCCTGGACACGATCGGCGGCGACAACGCCCTGCGCTCGCTGCGCGTCCTGCGCCCCGGCGGTGTCGTGGTCTCGATCCTCCCGGGCGGCTCGGACGAGTTCTACGAGGAGGCCGAGCGGCTCGGTGTACGGGGGCTCCGCATGCTCGTGGACGCCGACCGCGCCGACATGCGGGCGATCGCGGAACTCGCCGAGGCGGGCAAGCTCCGCGCCACGATCGCGGGCACCTTCCCGCTGGCCGCTGCCGCGGAGGCGCACACGCTGGGCGACACCGGGCGCACCACGGGGAAGCTGGTGCTGGTGAACGACTAG
- a CDS encoding cytochrome P450: MTSTAPPPIPRAAGSFPFIGHTLKMRDNLGFIDSLRETREPLVEIVLQPGTRTIVVQDPALIHQMLKALGPSLDKGRLYDKLGQLLGDSVVTATGRNHVRKRRQLQPAFAHTEISRYVDIMRAEVTATVAGWEPGRTLDVREAMVGLSLDMLAKTVFAGSLDDRVFRRLRSDLSVVLNDVGVRIMLPDWAERLPLPFNRRFDRARAGVRATINTAVDELQASGHDTGDMLSMLLRAIDEETGEPLTGHQICSEILTLAVAGTETTASVLSWALYELARHPDIEARVLAELDEVLGERPVAFDDVLRLPYLNRVITETLRLHHPGWLVTRRTTEETRLGEWTLPAGTELAYCQHALHRDPERFPDPNTFAPDRWTDPAQEPPPGAFLPFGDGKHKCMGDRLALTEMVTALATMLRSVRLELAEGQVIHQVARLTVRPHTLRMTVHRRNRPRAGGGL; encoded by the coding sequence GTGACGTCCACTGCGCCTCCCCCCATACCTCGAGCCGCAGGATCGTTTCCGTTCATCGGCCACACTCTGAAAATGCGGGACAACCTCGGCTTCATCGACTCGCTGCGCGAGACACGAGAACCACTGGTCGAGATCGTCCTGCAACCCGGGACACGCACCATCGTGGTCCAGGACCCGGCCCTGATCCACCAGATGCTCAAGGCCCTGGGGCCCAGCCTCGACAAGGGCCGGCTCTACGACAAGCTGGGCCAGCTGCTGGGCGACAGTGTCGTCACCGCCACCGGCCGGAACCACGTACGCAAACGCCGCCAGCTGCAACCAGCGTTCGCCCACACCGAGATCAGCCGGTACGTCGACATCATGCGCGCCGAGGTGACGGCCACGGTCGCCGGCTGGGAGCCCGGGCGAACCCTCGACGTTCGCGAGGCGATGGTCGGGCTCAGCCTGGACATGCTGGCCAAGACGGTGTTCGCCGGCAGCCTCGACGACCGGGTCTTCCGCCGGCTGCGCAGCGACCTGTCGGTGGTGTTGAACGACGTCGGTGTGCGCATCATGCTGCCCGACTGGGCCGAGCGTCTGCCGCTGCCGTTCAACCGCCGCTTCGACCGGGCCCGGGCCGGCGTACGCGCCACCATCAACACCGCCGTCGACGAACTGCAGGCCTCCGGGCACGACACCGGGGACATGCTCTCCATGCTGCTGCGCGCCATCGACGAGGAGACCGGCGAGCCGCTGACCGGGCATCAGATCTGCTCCGAGATCCTCACCCTGGCCGTCGCGGGCACCGAGACCACCGCGTCGGTGCTGTCCTGGGCTCTGTACGAACTCGCCCGCCACCCCGACATCGAGGCCCGGGTCCTGGCCGAGCTGGACGAGGTCCTCGGCGAACGGCCGGTCGCCTTCGACGACGTGCTCCGGCTGCCGTACCTGAACCGGGTCATCACCGAGACCCTGCGGCTGCACCACCCTGGCTGGCTGGTCACCCGCCGCACCACCGAGGAGACTCGGCTCGGCGAGTGGACGCTGCCCGCCGGCACCGAACTGGCCTACTGCCAGCACGCCCTGCACCGCGACCCCGAGCGCTTCCCCGACCCGAACACCTTCGCCCCGGACCGGTGGACCGACCCCGCGCAGGAGCCTCCGCCGGGCGCGTTCCTGCCCTTCGGGGACGGCAAGCACAAGTGCATGGGGGACCGTCTCGCCCTCACCGAGATGGTCACGGCGCTCGCGACGATGCTGCGTTCGGTACGGCTGGAACTCGCCGAGGGCCAGGTCATCCACCAGGTCGCCCGGCTCACCGTACGGCCGCACACCCTGCGGATGACGGTCCACCGCCGGAACCGTCCCCGAGCCGGGGGCGGTCTCTAG
- a CDS encoding NAD(P)-dependent alcohol dehydrogenase, with the protein MPTTTRAAVVESGGAPFTLSDVVLDEPGPHEALVRMVATGLCHTDLGVASGGLPFPLPGVLGHEGAGVVEAVGPAVTGVAPGDHVLLSFTSCGDCRNCRGGHPAYCATWLPLNLLGGSRADGSHTISRDGAALGGHFFGQSSFAERALADERSLVKVDPDVPLESIAPLGCGVQTGVGAVWNVLKPDTGSTVVVLGAGAVGLSAVMAAALTPATRIVAVDRVAERLSLATELGATDTVDTSREDLADALAALTGGQGADGVVETTGNVGVLRQGVDALAARGTLVVVGAPPFGTEVALDVNGLLGGKRIVGLTLGDSETQTMIPALVRLAKEGRLPLHRLISTYPFGDIDRAVQDMRSGKTIKPVLTF; encoded by the coding sequence ATGCCCACCACCACCCGTGCCGCGGTCGTCGAGTCCGGCGGCGCGCCCTTCACCCTCTCCGATGTCGTCCTCGACGAACCCGGCCCGCACGAGGCGCTGGTCCGCATGGTCGCCACCGGTCTGTGCCACACCGACCTCGGGGTGGCGAGCGGGGGACTGCCCTTCCCGCTGCCCGGGGTCCTCGGCCATGAGGGCGCGGGCGTCGTCGAGGCCGTCGGCCCCGCCGTCACCGGCGTCGCGCCCGGCGACCACGTCCTGCTCTCCTTCACCTCCTGCGGCGACTGCCGCAACTGCCGCGGCGGGCACCCCGCGTACTGCGCGACCTGGCTGCCGCTGAACCTGCTCGGCGGCAGCCGGGCCGACGGTTCGCACACCATCAGCCGGGACGGCGCGGCCCTGGGCGGCCACTTCTTCGGCCAGTCCTCCTTCGCCGAGCGGGCCCTGGCCGACGAGCGCAGCCTGGTCAAGGTCGACCCGGACGTGCCGCTGGAGTCCATCGCCCCGCTGGGCTGCGGTGTACAGACCGGTGTGGGCGCCGTCTGGAACGTCCTGAAACCCGACACCGGCAGCACGGTCGTCGTCCTGGGCGCCGGAGCGGTGGGCCTGTCGGCCGTGATGGCGGCGGCCCTCACCCCGGCCACGAGGATCGTCGCCGTCGACCGGGTCGCCGAACGCCTGTCGCTGGCCACCGAGCTGGGCGCCACGGACACCGTCGACACCAGCCGGGAGGACCTGGCCGACGCCCTCGCCGCCCTCACGGGCGGACAGGGCGCGGACGGTGTCGTGGAGACCACCGGCAACGTCGGCGTCCTGCGCCAGGGCGTCGACGCGCTCGCCGCCCGCGGCACCCTGGTCGTCGTCGGCGCCCCGCCCTTCGGCACCGAGGTCGCCCTCGACGTCAACGGCCTGCTCGGCGGCAAGCGGATCGTCGGCCTCACCCTCGGCGACAGCGAGACCCAGACCATGATCCCCGCCCTGGTCCGCCTGGCGAAGGAGGGCCGCCTGCCGCTGCACCGCCTGATCAGCACGTATCCCTTCGGGGACATCGACCGGGCGGTCCAGGACATGAGGTCGGGCAAGACGATCAAGCCGGTGCTGACGTTCTGA
- a CDS encoding aldehyde dehydrogenase family protein yields MTTFEKEPGKLFIGGRWREAADGARTEVVDPSRGTVVTTVAEAGPADVDAAVRAAREAYDDGAWSGLSGRERGRVLHRVARLIRENADELAALESLDVGKPVSLCGAVDVTNAANDYEYFANLAQSQDGALRDTPMNALAYTRREPLGVVAAITPFNFPLILAGSKLAPALAAGNTIVHKPADETPLSALYMARLLQEAGVPDGVVNVVTGSGPVAGEALLRHRGVDKVAFTGSTAIGRHVASVAGEALKPVTMELGGNAAHIVFEDADLEKAVGAVIKGFVFNTGQFCMGGPRLLVARSVYPTLLGILAEAVPGVPIGDPRDPATVIGPMAAEKHLKKVEEYVALARKEGARVVCGGERLDLDGGYYYKPTVIADLSNDSRVIQEEIFGPVLTVQPFDDEDEAIALANSTPYGLAAGVQTSHLARAHRVADRLQAGIVWINDWAMLDPAVPFGGVKDSGYGREYGPEALAGYTKVKSVVVSLD; encoded by the coding sequence ATGACCACCTTCGAGAAGGAACCCGGGAAGCTGTTCATCGGGGGCCGGTGGCGCGAGGCCGCCGACGGGGCGCGCACCGAGGTGGTCGACCCGTCCCGGGGCACGGTCGTCACCACCGTCGCGGAGGCGGGCCCCGCCGACGTCGACGCGGCCGTACGCGCCGCCCGCGAGGCCTACGACGACGGCGCCTGGTCCGGACTGAGCGGCCGCGAGCGGGGCCGGGTGCTGCACCGCGTCGCCCGGCTGATCCGCGAGAACGCCGACGAGCTGGCCGCCCTGGAGAGCCTCGACGTGGGCAAGCCCGTCTCGCTGTGCGGAGCGGTCGACGTGACGAACGCGGCCAACGACTACGAGTACTTCGCGAACCTCGCCCAGAGCCAGGACGGCGCCCTGCGCGACACCCCCATGAACGCCCTCGCCTACACCAGGCGCGAGCCGCTCGGCGTGGTCGCCGCGATCACCCCGTTCAACTTCCCGCTGATCCTCGCCGGCTCCAAGCTCGCCCCCGCGCTCGCGGCCGGCAACACGATCGTCCACAAGCCCGCCGACGAGACCCCGCTCAGCGCCCTGTACATGGCCCGGCTGCTCCAAGAGGCGGGCGTACCGGACGGTGTGGTCAACGTCGTGACCGGCAGCGGCCCGGTCGCCGGCGAGGCACTGCTGCGCCACCGCGGCGTGGACAAGGTCGCCTTCACCGGCTCCACCGCGATCGGCCGGCATGTGGCGAGCGTCGCCGGCGAGGCGCTCAAGCCCGTCACCATGGAGCTGGGCGGGAACGCGGCCCACATCGTCTTCGAGGACGCCGACCTGGAGAAGGCGGTCGGGGCGGTCATCAAGGGCTTCGTCTTCAACACCGGCCAGTTCTGCATGGGCGGCCCGCGCCTGCTGGTGGCCCGCTCGGTGTACCCGACGCTGCTCGGCATCCTCGCCGAGGCCGTGCCCGGTGTGCCCATCGGCGACCCGCGCGACCCGGCCACGGTCATCGGCCCGATGGCGGCCGAGAAGCACCTGAAGAAGGTCGAGGAGTACGTCGCCCTCGCCCGCAAGGAGGGCGCCCGCGTCGTCTGCGGCGGCGAACGGCTCGACCTCGACGGCGGCTACTACTACAAGCCCACCGTCATCGCCGACCTGTCGAACGACTCCCGCGTGATCCAGGAGGAGATCTTCGGCCCCGTCCTCACCGTGCAGCCCTTCGACGACGAGGACGAGGCCATCGCCCTCGCCAACTCCACGCCCTACGGCCTGGCCGCGGGCGTCCAGACCAGCCATCTCGCCCGCGCCCACCGGGTCGCCGACCGGCTCCAGGCCGGGATCGTCTGGATCAACGACTGGGCGATGCTCGACCCCGCCGTGCCCTTCGGCGGTGTGAAGGACTCCGGCTACGGCCGTGAGTACGGGCCCGAGGCCCTCGCCGGTTACACCAAGGTCAAGTCCGTCGTCGTCTCGCTCGACTGA
- a CDS encoding MarR family winged helix-turn-helix transcriptional regulator, which translates to MLDTQVTKAPPSLLYMVKQVELVVRSHLDELVRPSGITALQYTALTVLERHDGLSAAQLARDSFVTAQSIADLVRSLEGRGLVRRERNPRNRRELLILLTDDARELLARHAGPVRELEERMVRDLTAHQTEQFRQALTKAWHALS; encoded by the coding sequence ATGCTCGACACACAGGTGACCAAGGCGCCCCCTTCCCTGCTCTACATGGTCAAGCAGGTGGAGCTCGTCGTGCGCTCCCACCTGGACGAGCTGGTCAGGCCTTCCGGAATCACCGCTCTTCAGTACACCGCGCTGACCGTCCTGGAGCGACACGACGGACTGTCGGCGGCCCAGCTGGCGCGCGACTCCTTCGTCACCGCGCAGTCCATCGCCGATCTGGTCCGCTCCCTGGAGGGCCGCGGGCTGGTGCGCCGGGAGCGCAATCCCCGCAACCGCCGGGAGCTGCTGATCCTGCTCACCGACGACGCCCGGGAGCTGCTCGCCCGGCACGCCGGGCCGGTCCGGGAGCTGGAGGAGCGGATGGTGCGCGACCTCACGGCACACCAGACCGAGCAGTTCCGTCAGGCGCTCACCAAGGCCTGGCACGCCCTGTCGTAG